In a genomic window of Acidobacteriota bacterium:
- a CDS encoding multicopper oxidase domain-containing protein, which produces MKPQNKLTRITMAATLFTVWAAAEVTIQCPPSPGPNTVCRHLAAGDGFIRMPDGRDLYIFGFADVTGMPPETVMMDAMLKSEFPAPTLVFKEGQDVYLTLTNVGMMMRPDLFDPHTVHFHGFANAAPVFDGEPMASVAVNMGASFTYYYHIVDPGTYMYHCHNEATEHMQMGMLGNLYVLPAQNELPDGTNLGSFRHRTGYKYVYNDGDGSTYYDVEYPLQLAALDPVFHQASEDIQPLPFADMKDRYAVINGRGYPDTAFKGPILNKNGNPSQPVHSLIEARVGQRVLLRISSLSTVDFNTVRVLGIPMTVVGRDARLLRGPSGKNLFYKTQSLTLGGGEAYDVILDTRDVLPGTYLLYSTNLHNLSNDQEDFGGMMTEILIHP; this is translated from the coding sequence ATGAAACCGCAAAACAAACTGACCCGGATAACGATGGCAGCCACCCTTTTCACGGTGTGGGCCGCTGCGGAAGTGACCATACAGTGCCCGCCTTCCCCCGGGCCGAACACCGTTTGCCGCCACCTGGCCGCGGGTGACGGCTTCATCCGAATGCCCGACGGGCGCGACCTGTACATCTTCGGTTTCGCCGATGTGACCGGCATGCCACCCGAGACCGTGATGATGGATGCCATGCTCAAGTCGGAGTTCCCCGCGCCCACCCTCGTTTTCAAGGAGGGACAGGATGTCTACCTCACCCTCACCAACGTGGGCATGATGATGCGCCCCGACCTCTTCGACCCCCACACCGTCCACTTTCACGGGTTCGCCAACGCGGCCCCGGTGTTCGACGGGGAGCCCATGGCATCGGTGGCGGTCAACATGGGGGCGTCCTTCACCTATTACTACCACATCGTTGACCCCGGAACTTACATGTACCACTGCCACAACGAGGCAACGGAGCACATGCAGATGGGAATGCTCGGCAACCTCTACGTCCTGCCGGCGCAGAACGAACTGCCCGACGGCACGAACCTCGGGAGTTTCCGGCACCGTACAGGGTACAAGTACGTCTACAACGACGGGGACGGGTCGACGTATTACGACGTGGAATATCCCCTTCAACTGGCGGCCCTCGACCCGGTCTTCCACCAGGCGAGCGAAGACATCCAGCCGCTCCCCTTCGCCGACATGAAGGACCGCTACGCCGTGATCAACGGCCGGGGATACCCCGACACGGCCTTCAAGGGGCCCATCCTCAACAAGAACGGAAACCCCTCCCAGCCTGTCCACTCTCTGATCGAGGCGCGGGTGGGGCAGCGGGTGCTCCTCCGCATCAGCAGCCTGTCCACCGTGGATTTCAACACCGTGCGGGTGTTGGGAATCCCCATGACGGTGGTGGGCCGGGACGCCCGCCTCCTCCGGGGTCCGTCGGGGAAGAACCTTTTCTACAAGACCCAATCCCTCACGCTGGGGGGCGGGGAAGCGTATGACGTGATCCTCGACACCCGGGACGTCCTCCCCGGCACCTATCTGCTTTACTCGACCAACCTGCACAACCTGAGCAACGACCAGGAGGATTTCGGGGGCATGATGACGGAAATCCTCATCCACCCCTGA
- a CDS encoding multicopper oxidase domain-containing protein, producing the protein MRKQSDSKNAKARRTLACLAAGIAAILLAAPAEACVEGLTGTVFHLTAKADFVYMPDGEQILMWGLAPEGGRMQYPAPTLRLQQGDTVTIDLDNELDTPVSLVFPGFTTTAMGGVPGYLTREAPAGGSVRYTFRVDRPGTFTYHSGTRPELQIEMGIVGALVVYPTGHWNQAYDHPDTRFDDEFLFLLTEIDPRVHKAVEENRLHEFDFSDYHPVYWCLNGRAAPDTMAGAGESAPWLPTQPYNCMPVMHPGDILLLREVGGGRDFHPFHNHGNHSLLIARDGFLLQSAPGQGPDLAELGYSHTVVPGGTMDALFTWTGEKLGFDIYGHQPGDPLEPGEYEPDHGKPLPVFLPDNKDLSFGMWWSGSPYLGSRGPLPPNQGMLNTGGFYYMWHSHSEKELTNNDIFPGGCMTMLAVEHPSVLLMCD; encoded by the coding sequence ATGAGAAAACAATCGGACAGCAAGAACGCGAAGGCACGACGGACACTCGCCTGCCTGGCAGCGGGAATCGCCGCGATACTCCTTGCGGCGCCGGCCGAAGCGTGCGTCGAAGGCCTGACGGGAACCGTCTTCCATTTAACGGCAAAAGCGGACTTCGTCTACATGCCCGACGGCGAGCAGATCCTCATGTGGGGTTTAGCGCCGGAAGGCGGCCGGATGCAGTATCCGGCCCCCACCCTCCGCCTTCAGCAGGGCGACACCGTGACCATCGACCTGGACAACGAACTCGACACCCCCGTCTCGTTGGTTTTTCCGGGTTTCACCACGACGGCTATGGGGGGTGTCCCCGGTTACCTAACCCGGGAGGCCCCCGCCGGCGGCTCCGTCCGCTACACCTTCCGGGTCGATCGACCCGGGACGTTCACCTATCACAGCGGCACACGGCCGGAACTCCAGATCGAGATGGGAATCGTGGGGGCGCTTGTCGTTTACCCCACGGGTCACTGGAACCAGGCCTACGACCACCCCGACACCCGCTTCGACGATGAGTTCCTTTTCCTCCTGACCGAGATCGACCCCCGGGTTCACAAGGCGGTCGAGGAAAACCGCCTGCACGAGTTCGACTTCTCCGATTACCACCCGGTTTACTGGTGTCTCAACGGCCGGGCCGCCCCGGACACCATGGCCGGGGCCGGCGAGAGCGCCCCCTGGCTGCCCACCCAGCCCTACAACTGCATGCCCGTCATGCACCCCGGCGACATCCTGCTGCTGCGGGAGGTCGGCGGGGGACGCGACTTCCACCCCTTCCACAACCATGGCAACCACTCCCTCCTCATCGCCCGGGACGGATTCCTCCTGCAGAGCGCACCGGGCCAGGGCCCCGACCTGGCGGAACTGGGCTACAGCCACACGGTGGTTCCCGGCGGAACGATGGACGCCCTCTTCACCTGGACCGGGGAAAAGCTGGGCTTCGACATCTACGGCCATCAGCCGGGCGACCCCCTGGAGCCCGGCGAATACGAACCGGACCACGGGAAGCCCCTGCCGGTTTTCCTGCCCGACAACAAGGACCTGTCCTTCGGGATGTGGTGGAGCGGCAGCCCCTACCTGGGCTCCCGCGGCCCCCTACCCCCGAACCAGGGCATGCTGAACACCGGGGGCTTCTATTACATGTGGCACTCCCATTCCGAAAAGGAACTGACCAACAACGACATATTCCCGGGGGGTTGCATGACCATGCTGGCCGTTGAGCACCCGTCCGTGCTTCTGATGTGTGACTAG
- a CDS encoding DUF362 domain-containing protein, translated as MSRHSLSRREFLGGTIGLGLLGPTIGKVLAGTDPARPTSYPIRKRAPNPFVKSGKPIVLVVRGTDFPSMLARGMELLGGFARFGTGRSVIVKPNFVFDKRTTYPVTTDEASVLATVKYLQREGFRDITVADRRGKKVNGRAGGKFEWSGLNDRAEAGGFRTDSLLDDEKADSIPVRNASWDQMQSYGVIRTIYEAGLIINLPTLKQHSITNLTCSLKNMMGVLDVPTTEEMHLWGEGDKARSESMSRAQVNQRLAMAIAEAAMAVSPELTVIDARTVLAKSHEGLTEGVPRRADRLIISGDPVAADVVAARVMKEVYEPYDLGDTRHTFQHAEKLGLGVAEVDRLEIIETSVPDSK; from the coding sequence ATGTCCCGTCATTCCCTTTCCCGGCGGGAGTTTCTGGGGGGGACAATCGGTCTGGGTCTGCTCGGGCCAACCATCGGGAAGGTCCTGGCGGGCACGGACCCGGCCCGCCCGACTTCGTACCCCATCCGGAAGCGCGCACCGAACCCGTTCGTGAAGAGCGGTAAGCCCATCGTCCTGGTGGTCCGGGGAACCGATTTCCCCAGCATGCTGGCCAGGGGGATGGAACTCCTGGGCGGGTTCGCCCGGTTCGGGACGGGGCGCTCGGTCATCGTCAAGCCCAACTTCGTCTTCGACAAGCGAACGACCTACCCCGTGACGACGGACGAGGCGTCGGTGCTGGCGACGGTCAAGTACCTCCAGCGGGAGGGTTTCCGGGACATCACGGTCGCCGACCGCCGGGGGAAGAAAGTCAACGGGCGGGCCGGGGGGAAATTCGAGTGGAGCGGGCTGAACGATCGGGCCGAGGCGGGCGGTTTCCGGACCGATTCGCTCCTGGACGACGAGAAGGCGGATTCCATCCCGGTACGGAACGCTTCCTGGGACCAGATGCAGTCCTACGGCGTGATCCGCACGATCTACGAGGCGGGCCTGATCATCAACCTGCCGACGCTCAAGCAGCACAGCATCACCAACCTGACCTGCTCCCTGAAGAACATGATGGGGGTCCTGGACGTCCCGACCACCGAGGAAATGCACCTGTGGGGGGAGGGCGACAAGGCGCGCAGCGAGTCCATGTCCCGCGCGCAGGTCAACCAGCGGCTGGCCATGGCCATCGCGGAAGCCGCCATGGCGGTGAGCCCCGAACTGACGGTGATCGACGCCCGGACGGTCCTGGCGAAAAGCCACGAGGGTCTGACCGAGGGGGTGCCCCGTCGCGCGGACCGTCTCATCATCAGCGGCGACCCGGTGGCGGCGGACGTCGTCGCCGCCCGGGTGATGAAGGAAGTCTACGAGCCTTACGACCTGGGGGACACCCGCCACACCTTCCAGCACGCGGAGAAACTGGGGCTGGGGGTGGCGGAGGTGGATCGTTTGGAGATCATTGAAACCAGCGTTCCCGATTCCAAATGA
- a CDS encoding transposase, with translation MGRSLRRHIPNALVHVVQRCHNRASLLSGPGDKFAYLKALRETAVEMNYGVVSYCVMDNHTHLLLRTPPMIRNHTLAAFMHRLNIRFGHRFNICHSRSGTVWSTRYRPKWIPFSALKLLKLIWYVEGNASRRRNRPVEASKWPWCSVYWFFLGKDGPVPSLLEEALMMLLSGAPLKERPDPLNYLNRVLEAPKGSGWEAAIPHATKLRVNRRWLGCKPSRFGQQTPNDTATAILERRCDSVGRWASGIERRALAALPGCRPQNQESRLFPPRRHRRRKATNP, from the coding sequence ATGGGCCGAAGCCTGAGGCGACATATCCCGAACGCTCTGGTTCATGTGGTCCAGCGGTGTCACAATCGCGCCTCCCTGCTCAGTGGGCCCGGGGATAAGTTCGCTTACCTGAAAGCCCTTCGGGAAACGGCGGTGGAAATGAACTACGGCGTTGTCAGCTATTGTGTCATGGACAACCATACCCATCTGCTTCTGCGGACTCCGCCGATGATCCGGAACCACACTCTGGCCGCTTTCATGCACCGACTCAACATCCGATTCGGTCACCGGTTCAATATATGCCACAGTCGGAGCGGTACGGTGTGGAGCACCCGCTACCGGCCGAAGTGGATTCCCTTCTCTGCACTGAAGTTGTTAAAACTGATCTGGTACGTGGAGGGGAATGCCTCCCGTCGGCGGAACCGCCCTGTCGAAGCTTCGAAGTGGCCCTGGTGCTCGGTGTACTGGTTTTTTCTCGGTAAAGACGGGCCAGTGCCGTCCTTGCTGGAAGAGGCCTTGATGATGCTTCTGTCCGGGGCCCCTCTCAAGGAGCGGCCGGATCCCCTGAACTACCTGAACAGGGTCCTTGAGGCACCGAAAGGGTCGGGCTGGGAAGCGGCCATTCCCCACGCCACGAAGTTGCGGGTCAATCGTCGGTGGTTAGGGTGCAAACCATCCCGATTCGGGCAACAAACACCGAATGACACGGCGACAGCGATCCTGGAACGGAGATGTGACTCCGTTGGGCGATGGGCCTCCGGCATCGAACGACGGGCGCTGGCAGCCCTTCCGGGGTGCAGACCGCAGAATCAGGAATCCCGTTTGTTTCCTCCCCGGCGGCACCGGCGGAGAAAAGCGACTAATCCATGA
- a CDS encoding dienelactone hydrolase family protein yields the protein MKTMILALATLGAFGTLQAAVITRTVEYAQGGVTLEGYLAYDDAVEGRRPGVLVVHEWTGLGPYVKKRVEALAAMGYVAFGADVYGTGVRPASGPDAAAVAGKYKQDRALLRARVAAALDELRKDPRVDPARVAAIGYCFGGTAVLELARSGADVAGVVSFHGSLDTPAPDDAKNIKAKVLVLHGGDDPFVPPAQVAAFQAEMRKAGTDWRMVIYGGAVHSFTNPEAGADPSRGAAYHATADRRSWADLRHFFDEIFGKTVPDTM from the coding sequence ATGAAAACGATGATACTGGCATTGGCGACATTGGGGGCCTTCGGGACCCTGCAGGCCGCCGTCATCACCCGGACGGTGGAGTACGCCCAGGGCGGCGTGACCCTGGAGGGGTACCTGGCGTACGACGACGCGGTGGAGGGCCGGCGCCCCGGCGTCCTGGTGGTGCACGAGTGGACCGGCCTCGGCCCCTACGTGAAAAAACGGGTGGAGGCGCTGGCCGCCATGGGTTACGTGGCCTTCGGCGCCGACGTCTACGGGACGGGGGTCCGCCCGGCCTCCGGGCCCGATGCCGCGGCGGTGGCGGGCAAGTACAAGCAGGACCGCGCCCTCCTTCGCGCGCGGGTGGCGGCCGCCCTGGACGAGCTGCGCAAGGACCCGCGGGTCGACCCCGCCCGCGTCGCCGCCATCGGCTACTGCTTCGGCGGCACCGCGGTGCTGGAACTGGCCCGCTCCGGCGCGGACGTCGCGGGCGTGGTCTCCTTCCACGGCTCCCTGGACACCCCCGCGCCCGACGACGCGAAAAACATCAAGGCGAAGGTCCTGGTCCTGCACGGCGGGGACGACCCCTTCGTCCCGCCGGCGCAGGTGGCGGCGTTCCAGGCGGAGATGCGCAAGGCGGGCACGGACTGGCGGATGGTGATCTACGGTGGGGCCGTCCACAGCTTCACCAACCCGGAGGCGGGGGCCGACCCCTCCCGGGGCGCCGCCTACCACGCGACCGCTGACCGCCGCTCCTGGGCCGACCTGCGGCACTTCTTCGACGAGATCTTCGGAAAGACAGTGCCAGATACTATGTAA
- a CDS encoding ATP-binding protein produces the protein MYSRLLPITPGIRESFFLWGPRQSGKTTFLKQTFPDAPRYDLLNNRVFTRLLHQPESLGEELRALPAKPEIVIIDEVQKLPALLDEVHRLMTEHDQTFGLCGSSARKVRRGHANLLGGRAVRFEMFGLVSPEVGPKADCVRFVNHGVLPRHFDLADPGRRLRAYVEDYLREEVLQEGLVRNLPAFHDFLRAAALSDTEIVNFENIARECRVSAPTVREHYQILVDTLLGSFVPAFSDREKRRVIRAPKFYFKDVGPVNHLARRGRLEPGSPLFGKAFENWIAHELHAHAAYSELHYPIRYWRLSSGIEVDFILGDMEAAVEVKATARVRQDHCAGLVHLARDHPEVGQRFLVCLEDYPRRFDDGILVLPVSEFLRRLWGGEIMSRSRDIG, from the coding sequence ATGTACTCGCGTTTGCTCCCCATCACCCCGGGCATCCGGGAATCTTTCTTTCTCTGGGGGCCTCGGCAGAGCGGGAAGACAACCTTTCTGAAGCAGACGTTTCCCGATGCCCCCCGATACGACCTTTTGAACAACCGCGTCTTCACCCGGCTGCTCCATCAACCGGAGTCGCTGGGGGAGGAACTCAGGGCCTTGCCGGCCAAGCCGGAAATCGTGATCATCGACGAGGTCCAGAAACTGCCGGCCCTTCTGGACGAGGTACACCGACTCATGACAGAGCACGATCAAACCTTCGGCCTCTGCGGATCCAGCGCCCGGAAGGTTCGGCGGGGCCACGCCAACCTCCTGGGCGGTCGGGCCGTCCGGTTCGAAATGTTCGGCCTCGTTTCCCCCGAGGTGGGTCCGAAGGCCGATTGTGTGCGTTTTGTCAACCACGGCGTGCTTCCGCGTCATTTCGACCTGGCCGATCCCGGGCGGCGCCTCCGGGCCTATGTCGAAGACTACCTCCGGGAAGAGGTCCTCCAGGAGGGGCTCGTGCGTAACCTCCCGGCCTTTCACGATTTTCTGCGCGCCGCGGCGCTGAGCGACACGGAGATCGTGAACTTTGAAAACATCGCCCGGGAATGCCGGGTATCGGCCCCGACGGTCCGGGAACACTACCAGATCCTGGTGGACACGCTCCTTGGCTCTTTCGTCCCCGCTTTCTCGGATCGGGAAAAGCGGCGGGTGATCCGTGCCCCCAAATTCTATTTCAAGGACGTCGGCCCAGTGAACCACCTGGCCCGCCGGGGAAGGCTGGAACCCGGCAGTCCGCTCTTCGGCAAGGCCTTCGAGAACTGGATCGCCCACGAGCTTCACGCCCACGCGGCCTATTCCGAGCTTCACTACCCCATCCGCTACTGGCGTCTGTCCAGCGGCATCGAAGTGGATTTCATCCTGGGTGACATGGAAGCGGCGGTCGAGGTGAAAGCGACGGCCCGGGTACGCCAGGATCACTGCGCCGGCCTGGTTCACCTGGCCCGGGACCATCCCGAGGTCGGGCAACGCTTCCTCGTGTGCCTGGAGGACTACCCCCGACGGTTCGACGACGGAATCCTGGTCCTGCCCGTGTCGGAATTCCTCCGGCGCCTGTGGGGTGGAGAAATCATGTCCCGAAGCCGTGACATCGGCTGA